In one window of Ovis aries strain OAR_USU_Benz2616 breed Rambouillet chromosome 3, ARS-UI_Ramb_v3.0, whole genome shotgun sequence DNA:
- the SPACA9 gene encoding sperm acrosome-associated protein 9 isoform X2 — protein MMNEVKESLRSVEQKYKIFQQQQFTFIGALEHCRENAHDKIRPISSIGQVQSYMEHHCSNSTDRRILLMFLDICSELSKLCQHFEALHAGTPVTNNLLEKCKTLVSQSNDLSSLQAKYPHDVVNHLSCDEARNHYGGVVSLIPIILDLMKEWVAHSEKLPRKALQQGAT, from the exons ATGATGAATGAGGTGAAAGAGTCCCTGCGGAGCGTGGAGCAGAAGTACAAGATCTTCCAGCAGCAGCAATTCACCTTCATCGGGGCCCTGGAGCACTGCAGGGAGAATGCCCACGACAAGATCCGGCCCATCTCCAGCATCGGACAG GTGCAGAGCTACATGGAGCACCACTGCAGCAACTCCACAGACCGGCGCATCCTGCTCATGTTCCTGGACATCTGCTCAGAGCTCAGCAAGCTCTGCCAGCACTTCGAGGCCCTGCACGCTGGCACCCCTGTCACCAACAACCTCCTCGAGAAATGCAAGACCCTCGTGAGCCAAAGCAATGACCTGAGCAGCCTGCAAGCCAA ATACCCCCACGACGTGGTGAACCACCTCAGCTGTGACGAGGCCCGGAACCACTATGGAGGTGTGGTCAGTCTCATCCCCATCATCCTAGACCTGATGAAAGAGTGGGTCGCCCACTCGGAAAAGCTGCCCCGCAAAGCGCTGCAGCAA GGGGCGACTTAG
- the SPACA9 gene encoding sperm acrosome-associated protein 9 isoform X1 gives MMNEVKESLRSVEQKYKIFQQQQFTFIGALEHCRENAHDKIRPISSIGQVQSYMEHHCSNSTDRRILLMFLDICSELSKLCQHFEALHAGTPVTNNLLEKCKTLVSQSNDLSSLQAKYPHDVVNHLSCDEARNHYGGVVSLIPIILDLMKEWVAHSEKLPRKALQQVSEPQAATRATAHVPQASGTKPQLRKQNCGQLIQNIPKPGGKDQGSSKPPWRPPGGKL, from the exons ATGATGAATGAGGTGAAAGAGTCCCTGCGGAGCGTGGAGCAGAAGTACAAGATCTTCCAGCAGCAGCAATTCACCTTCATCGGGGCCCTGGAGCACTGCAGGGAGAATGCCCACGACAAGATCCGGCCCATCTCCAGCATCGGACAG GTGCAGAGCTACATGGAGCACCACTGCAGCAACTCCACAGACCGGCGCATCCTGCTCATGTTCCTGGACATCTGCTCAGAGCTCAGCAAGCTCTGCCAGCACTTCGAGGCCCTGCACGCTGGCACCCCTGTCACCAACAACCTCCTCGAGAAATGCAAGACCCTCGTGAGCCAAAGCAATGACCTGAGCAGCCTGCAAGCCAA ATACCCCCACGACGTGGTGAACCACCTCAGCTGTGACGAGGCCCGGAACCACTATGGAGGTGTGGTCAGTCTCATCCCCATCATCCTAGACCTGATGAAAGAGTGGGTCGCCCACTCGGAAAAGCTGCCCCGCAAAGCGCTGCAGCAAGTGAGTGAGCCCCAGGCAGCCACGCGGGCCACCGCACACGTTCCCCAGGCCTCAGGCACCAAGCCCCAGCTTCGGAAACAAAATTGTGGGCAACTGATACAGAACATCCCCAAACCTGGGGGGAAAGACCAAGGAAGTTCAAAACCGCCCTGGAGACCACCTGGTGGGAAGCTGTAA